A genome region from Hymenobacter tibetensis includes the following:
- a CDS encoding tyrosine-protein phosphatase — MHSHLLPGLDDGAETVEQSVAMLRELQGLGLRKLVMTPHIMGDFYKNTPEGIRAALSALQTAAKQAGITNVELQCAAEYYLDEWFGRRLDHGDELLTFGGTKRYLLIETSYINEPFNLAETIFRVQSMGYQPVLAHPERYTYFYGRFDELKKVRDNGALLQLNLNSLAGYYSSGAKRVAEKLVDAQMVDMVGTDAHNLKHINVLRDKTLSTEYLRKLLSMPLLNSSL; from the coding sequence ATGCATTCACACCTCTTGCCAGGGCTTGACGATGGCGCCGAGACCGTAGAGCAATCGGTGGCTATGTTGCGAGAGTTGCAGGGGTTGGGTTTGCGGAAACTGGTAATGACTCCTCATATAATGGGGGACTTCTATAAGAACACCCCTGAGGGAATACGAGCTGCTCTTAGTGCATTGCAAACAGCTGCCAAACAGGCTGGTATAACGAACGTGGAATTGCAGTGCGCTGCCGAGTATTACCTCGATGAGTGGTTCGGTCGACGGCTTGATCATGGCGACGAACTACTTACTTTCGGAGGAACAAAACGGTACTTGCTGATTGAAACGAGCTACATCAACGAGCCTTTCAACTTGGCCGAGACTATCTTTCGAGTGCAAAGCATGGGCTACCAACCAGTGTTGGCTCACCCCGAACGCTACACTTATTTTTACGGCCGTTTCGATGAGTTGAAGAAGGTGCGCGATAATGGTGCGTTGCTGCAACTCAATCTTAATTCGCTGGCTGGCTATTATTCTTCGGGGGCGAAGAGAGTTGCCGAGAAACTAGTTGATGCGCAGATGGTGGATATGGTTGGCACGGATGCTCACAACTTAAAGCATATCAATGTATTACGCGACAAGACGTTGTCAACAGAATACCTCCGCAAGCTGCTATCTATGCCGCTTCTGAACAGCAGCTTGTAG